From Deltaproteobacteria bacterium RBG_16_64_85, the proteins below share one genomic window:
- a CDS encoding rod shape-determining protein (functions in MreBCD complex in some organisms): protein MIFDRLIGLFSNDLAIDLGTATTLVYVKGEGIICSEPSAVAVHRDSRGAKKVLAVGIEAKRMIGRTPGNIVAIRPIKDGVIADFEVTEAMLRYFIRKAHKHRTLVRPRIIICVPYGCTEVERRAVRESAQSAGAREVYLIEEPLAAAIGAGLPITEPSGNMIVDIGGGTTEVAVISLGGIVRSQSVRVAGDKMDEAILQYVKRKYNLLIGEPTAEYIKVTIGNAFPGFSESVEVRGLDMVSGVPKALTLHADEIREALSEPVRIIVDAVKSVFEETPPELAGDIFERGIVLAGGGALLRNLDALLREETGLPVTVAEDPLSCVVLGSGKALDELDLLRQVALH from the coding sequence ATGATTTTCGACAGGCTGATCGGACTGTTCTCCAACGACCTGGCGATCGATCTCGGAACGGCGACCACGCTGGTCTACGTCAAGGGGGAGGGGATCATCTGCTCGGAGCCGTCGGCCGTCGCCGTCCACCGGGACAGCCGCGGCGCGAAGAAGGTTCTCGCCGTGGGGATCGAGGCGAAGCGCATGATCGGGCGCACGCCCGGGAACATCGTCGCCATCCGCCCCATCAAGGACGGCGTCATCGCCGACTTCGAGGTGACGGAGGCGATGCTGCGCTACTTCATCCGGAAGGCGCACAAGCACCGGACCCTCGTCCGCCCTCGGATCATCATTTGCGTCCCCTACGGGTGCACCGAGGTGGAGCGCCGCGCCGTTCGCGAGTCCGCCCAGAGCGCCGGGGCCCGGGAGGTCTACCTGATCGAGGAACCGCTGGCCGCCGCCATCGGGGCCGGCCTGCCGATCACCGAGCCTTCCGGGAACATGATCGTCGACATCGGCGGCGGGACCACGGAGGTGGCGGTGATCTCCCTCGGCGGGATCGTCAGGAGCCAGTCCGTGCGGGTCGCGGGCGACAAGATGGATGAAGCCATCCTGCAGTACGTGAAGCGGAAGTACAACCTGCTGATCGGCGAGCCCACCGCGGAGTACATCAAGGTGACCATCGGGAACGCCTTCCCCGGTTTTTCCGAGTCCGTGGAGGTCAGGGGGCTCGACATGGTGTCCGGAGTCCCCAAGGCGTTGACCCTGCATGCCGACGAGATCCGTGAAGCGCTCTCCGAGCCCGTCCGGATCATCGTGGACGCGGTGAAGAGCGTATTCGAGGAGACGCCCCCCGAGCTCGCGGGGGACATTTTCGAGCGGGGAATCGTCCTGGCGGGGGGAGGGGCGCTGCTGCGCAACCTCGATGCGCTCCTCCGGGAGGAGACGGGGCTGCCGGTCACCGTCGCCGAGGACCCTCTCTCCTGCGTGGTGTTGGGATCCGGCAAGGCGCTGGACGAGCTGGACCTGCTGCGTCAGGTGGCGCTCCACTGA
- a CDS encoding rod shape-determining protein MreC, with translation MGSFFRKWWRLLTAIFLLSVAIQLFVRPPSALSRADAFRASGSVLFRPVYATVDFVRHGISSIWSHYIALVGMSRENDRLRQEVAALREKLQENRDFLLENRRLKELLRFSETAGKKTIGARVVGHDISPWFQSFFVDVGVEAGVEPGMAVVTPVGGIGRIHKTYRGLSEVLLVTDGRFTADAIVERSRVRAIAEGMGGNLCRLKYVSLTQDVVAGDRILFSGFDGSMPKGILLGTVVGVDRPPEGLFLKVQVQCAVNLRAAEEVLVVLHRPSIPFRAGRW, from the coding sequence ATGGGATCCTTTTTTCGAAAGTGGTGGCGGCTTCTAACGGCGATCTTCCTGCTCTCCGTGGCCATCCAGCTTTTCGTGCGCCCGCCCTCGGCCCTTTCACGCGCCGATGCGTTCCGCGCCTCCGGCTCCGTCCTCTTCCGGCCTGTCTACGCGACCGTCGATTTCGTGCGCCACGGGATCTCCTCCATCTGGTCGCACTACATCGCGCTCGTGGGAATGTCCCGGGAGAATGACCGGCTGCGGCAGGAAGTGGCGGCCCTCCGGGAGAAGCTCCAGGAGAACCGGGACTTCCTCCTCGAGAACCGGCGCCTGAAGGAACTGCTGCGGTTCTCGGAGACGGCCGGGAAGAAGACGATCGGCGCGCGCGTCGTCGGTCACGACATCTCCCCGTGGTTCCAGTCCTTCTTCGTCGACGTGGGTGTTGAGGCCGGCGTGGAGCCCGGAATGGCCGTGGTGACCCCCGTCGGCGGAATCGGGCGCATCCACAAGACGTACAGAGGCCTCTCCGAAGTCCTCCTCGTCACCGACGGGCGCTTTACCGCGGACGCGATCGTCGAACGCAGCCGTGTCCGTGCGATCGCGGAGGGGATGGGCGGCAACCTGTGCCGGCTGAAATACGTCTCCCTCACCCAGGACGTCGTGGCGGGCGACCGGATCCTCTTCTCCGGGTTCGACGGGAGCATGCCCAAGGGGATCCTGCTGGGAACCGTCGTTGGTGTGGACCGGCCGCCCGAAGGGCTGTTCCTGAAAGTCCAGGTGCAGTGTGCCGTGAACCTGCGAGCCGCGGAGGAGGTGCTGGTCGTCCTCCATCGCCCCTCGATCCCCTTCCGGGCGGGCAGATGGTGA